The following coding sequences are from one Phoenix dactylifera cultivar Barhee BC4 unplaced genomic scaffold, palm_55x_up_171113_PBpolish2nd_filt_p 000702F, whole genome shotgun sequence window:
- the LOC120106951 gene encoding uncharacterized protein LOC120106951, with the protein MQTIVGLMQMQQQLLQQQAQLPQTQPQQGRGEQCEQRSSIAEFKRLAPPAFKGTTKPLEADNWLTDMEKAFAVLRCQDDEKILFASYMMQGEAFNWWRMLEHKYEQDREPLTWKKLRGAFYDKYFSRSVRMQKEQEFIHLKQRNMTVAEYEAIPS; encoded by the coding sequence ATGCAGACCATAGTGGGCCTTATGCAGATGCAACAGCAGTTGCTCCAACAACAAGCGCAGTTGCCCCAGACACAACCACAGCAAGGACGAGGGGAACAGTGTGAACAGCGTAGCAGTATAGCTGAATTTAAGAGGCTGGCTCCTCCAGCTTTCAAGGGGACTACAAAACCGTTGGAAGCAGACAATTGGCTTACAGATATGGAAAAAGCATTTGCTGTCTTGAGATGCCAGGATGATGAAAAGattttgtttgcatcatacATGATGCAAGGTGAGGCATTCAACTGGTGGCGGATGTTGGAACATAAATATGAGCAAGATAGGGAGCCACTCACTTGGAAAAAATTACGAGGAGCATTTTATGATAAGTATTTTTCTCGGAGTGTAAGGATGCAAAAAGAGCAAGAGTTTATTCATCTAAAGCAAAGAAATATGACTGTTGCAGAATACGAAGCTATACCGAGCTAG